Genomic DNA from Macadamia integrifolia cultivar HAES 741 chromosome 6, SCU_Mint_v3, whole genome shotgun sequence:
CAAATATGACTTGCTATGTTGTGGtcactgtattagatgatcttagtggttttgggttacttgGAGGGAACCCAGTCATCGGTCCAGTTCTATAgaaacggggtgtgacaactataACATAGTGCAAGAAACTTCTTACCCTAAAATGGGAGACTGACATATCCAGTGAAGCATGATCCCCCTCATGAAGTTTGTCTCCAATGAAGTTCTTTTGTTGTAACAAACCACCCACTTCCTGTTATACGAGGCAGCCAGTGACGACCTTCCTACCATGATCTAACATCTGTTTCGTCTCCGTCTATTTGCTTCGGCTATCATTGATTCTTCCCCTTTTCTCGTCTAATCTTCACTTTTGTGAATCGTCTCCCTTATTTCCAACACCCCCCACCTTCGCCGGCTTCCTCTTCGGCTCCCAGTCCTAAAGGCGGCAGCACCCTTCTCACCCATGTCCTTCTGGATTCGACGATATTTTTGTTTGAGCTGGATAGTAAGTGCATTGAACATTTTACCCTCCACCAAAACTATCCCACCACTCCACTTGTTACCCTTTTCCTACATAACCCGATCATTCCCCCTAAAGCTAAACACCGACATTATCGTTTCTCTTCCTCACCAGCTCCAAACCTCCTCAACGACTCACCTCCTGAACCATACTTATCCTGCTGATCGTCTTGTCGTGCTAAACCTCCCATTCTCTGTCTGACCAATAGCATCCTCCACACCTCAACGTCCGATACCCCATGCTCCACCGAATGGTGCATATGAGCACCCATCTGCTGTGCAGCCCATTGCACCTTCACCAACGCCAAGTCCAGGTAAGCCATCACGCTCTAAATCTCGAAAATCTGGCCAGAGAGGCCTTTACCGTTCTGTTTGGACTTCACCATTATACCCAAATCCATATAAGGGGAATGTCGGATCTCTCAAAAGCTGCACTGCTTCTCCTCTCTCCCTATTTGGTTATGTggttgggttttcaaaacctCCTCGCGACTCCCTGGCTCTCCTTTGGGAATCTAAAGGTGCTTCTACTATTATCAGTTTTGAATGAGGCCATTTCTTTGTGCAGTTCTACACTTCTTTATGCAGGGATAGAGTGCTATATAACTCTCCCTGGTGGGTTGATACCCTTCTACTGCATTTAGTTCCCCATGCTTTGGATGATAAATCGCATGAGGCCAAACATCAGTTTTTACCCTTGTGGATACAAATTTTGGGTATGTCCGACTCTTGCTTTTATGCAGATCCTATTCAATATGCCATTGTGGGCATTGGAAAATGTCTTGAATTACTTCTTAATCCTGTGGAAGTTCTTTTTNNNNNNNNNNNNNNNNNNNNNNNNNGCCCCCCCATAGCAATGGCCaaaattgttttaaaaaaaaaaaaaacagagccTTATGTTTGTTTTCTAAAATCAGAAATAAATATAAGTATACCACCACTGTCACTATCAAATATAAGCTCCACTCTATTTGCTTTACATGTGGCCGAATCCTACATAGCACCGATCATTGCCCTTTGATAAGGATGATATGGGCATCCCACTTCCACCCAGGGGATATTTCCACAATGCCCTTACTCTCCCGATCCAGATCAACAGTTGGCCTTGGTCGGAACTCTCTCACCAGCAAGTTTATAGTGAAGCTAGTCCTAGTTCGAGAATTTCGGGTTTGCCTGCTTCCTGCTGCATGAATAATCCCATCAACTGTGAAGCTATTCCCATGCATGGATTCCACCAGTAGGATGCCTGTGGTAACCCTGCTTCTGCTAGCTTATACCCAGTGGTAGGGCTTCCTGCTCCTTTTCCTGCCCCGCCAATGGAGGAATCTGATGACTTTTCTATTGCCTTTCTATTCATGGAAAATCCAGTTGATCCCATCACTTCATTACTGGATGGATCTCACCCGATGCAAGCTCCCACTCACCTCAATATGGATGGCATTGCTGGACATGGACTGGTTACTAGTAGATCAATGTTGTTAGATTAGTCAGGATCGGGGTCGGTCTTGGCTGATACTGATCTGATTCAATTTAAAAATCTACGCATGGAATGTCGATTGGAAATTCTGATTACTAGATTTTTGGGATATGAagttcaaattcaatcatttattttagagaaatttacaacaccaccaccctctggagaatgccataattataagaacaccctctctgtttcaccaaattagactcaaaccttCTACCATCAATCACTGTTAAGTCAATAGTTAAAATGATCGttatacccttttcactaaAATCTCCCTCTTTCAAGGAAGACACCCAATTTGTTTCTCACTTACACTCTTCGGAGAGGAAGGCTTTACAAGAGCTCAAAGAGAAGCTCTCGATTTCTGATGGATCTGATGAATCCATTTGGGGTATTTTGCTCTTGGGTGGCGACGATAGGGCGGACGTGATTTTTCTAAAGTTTCTCAGGGCGAGAAAATTCAGAGTCATAAACTCATTTACCTTTATAGACAAGGAGAGCGGATAAGGTTCACGTACGATAATGTACAAGAACGGTCCTGGTCCatggatatagaatcaattttctctcttttcatttaatagattctataacCACATATCATGAGTGTACGAAAACATTCtcatatgtgaacctgatccattcATGACATAGACAAGTGCTTGGCTTGGAGATAAGAGTTCGGAGCTAAAGACATTGTGGACGGGGAGTCGGGTTTCAAGGAGCTCGAAGCGGTTGTGGCTTACATGAATGCATACAATAGGGAGGGACATCATATCACTAGATTAAGTCTTCTCCACTATTGGTGATGTGATCTATGATTGGACTGTGTTCCTGCTAGGCTGCTACAACCTATTGTTCATGGTCCTAATGCCCTTCTTCAGTCCAATCAGAGGGTTAGATTGGGTGGATGAAGATATTCTCACCACCATGGGTGGAGAGAAATTGGATCCTTTATCCtccattaaaatgaaaaatcaaagttaAATTTGATCTTAATTAAGACCAAGTTACAACCATCCAAGGTTCAAGGTTGCATTGTTTATACTTTTTAGCTTGTTTGTTTTTTTAGGTTCTATCCGATTCACCGATTTTGAAACCCTGGTTCTGTGACAAGATTCTCCATAAGCTCCATTTTTCTAATGTTAGATGGAGATTCCTCTGCACACAAACACAGACATGCTTCCTCAGTTCCTCCCTTCCCACGCTAACGGCTAGTTACAAGTCAAGAATCCGGTCATTCTAATATGGAAATTAATTGAGAGAACAAAAATATGGGAGGATTATTCCTTGCTTAGATTCACATATcaagaaaacacaagaaaaatatgGAAGAGGATTCCTTACTTATATTCACCCAAAACACAAGACAAGTCAATCCATGTCCTCCCTTAACCAGCCTAGACAAGACCTCTTCTTCTATATTTATCTATCTGCAATTTCTTCATACCTGAACCTATTTCTGTGTTCTGCTGAAATCTTAGTCCTTCTCTCTTCCATCAAAATGGGTTTAGCTATGAGCTACCTGGGAAAAGGTCTGCAGATTTCTTCTCCATCTCATTTAAACTATAGTCCTTATTTTACTCATTTATGGGTTTTCTTTCCCCTTAATATATTTAAGTGGTTGTGTATCCCTGCAGGGATGCCATCAGCAAAGATGTTGGGGATGGTAACAGATACACTCTACAAGCAGTTTATTGAAAAACCTATTGGAACTTTTGAGGAATTCCATGTTGCTGTTCTTGACATTTTCAAGTAAGAGATTcatcatccccccccccccccccccttttttttttctaataaagattttattaaaaaagaagaaagggtaAGAGGCCTCAGAATAGTGGCGTCAATTGGTcgatttattttggtttaatttttccCATTATGATGTGAGAATGGGTGAGTCTGAAATCAAATCGATAAGAAAAGATTTGGTTTTTCTTATCTATTTTAGTTTGGATTTTACATAATTATGGTGgaaaagcctttttttttttcgttgttTTAGTGTGATCCAATTTGAGTTCGTTTTCACAACACCCCAATCTGAAGGCAATccaataaattattattattattttttttttttccaaccagCTCGGGCTAGGGTTGAAACCCTACgtcagaaggctacaagagctATAGAGAGATCTttttttccacaaaaaaaaaggagaaaaaggagaaaaagaagagagagagtgagccACCGGTCTTCCCACACCTCAGCCAGGGAGCCATTGAGATGTTTTCTCCGACTTCATCTCGGAGGCTCATTAGGTTCTCATGCCTTGGTTCTGCCAAATTCTTGGCTTTACCAAAACTTTGGTTTTGATAGCACTTGTTAGGAGCTTGGATAAATCTCATTTTTAAAAGCTAGTCATTAAGAAGAAAGTGCCTAAATAATTGTAAGTCTCAACATCAAACTACTCACTTCCGACGTAAAATTATTACTTCCACCTTCCGTGAAACCTCAACAATACAGATAGATGGATATAGATAAAAGACATATACTAACTCAAATGCTTGCCTTGTCAAATAATTCATCATCAGCTCCTTCAACTCAGCTTTACCTGGTAGGCATTATGATGTTCCAGCAAGAGAAGATGTGGAGGTCAGTATTAACTTTTCACCATCTATCTGAGTAGCTTTACAATATATTCTAATCTAACTCTACTTAGAAATTAATAATATATACAGGCATCTTATGAGAACTGGAAAGCTGAGAGTGATCcaataaagaagaaggaagtgttcatggatttgatgaacaaCAAAATGAGCACTAGCAAGCTAGATAACACTACCATGGTCGTCGGATTGGTGACACCACCAGCTGCCATGGCTGTGAAGAGAGTTGGCGAGACTATCCCACAGATTAAAGTCATCAAAGCCATTCCTGATGTCATCTTTGTTCCATCTGCCACCTTATTGGCACTAATCTCAGTTAGGCTCTCCAGGAGGACATCTATAAAGAAAGCCATAGCCAATTGATGATGATCTCAGTTATCTACAACAAGAGGCAACTAGAAATTCTGATCATTGCATTATAATCTCAAAatcataatctctctctctctctctctctctctctctctgtctctctctaaaACATTTTCAATATATCAAAGAATGTATATATTCTACCCAAGAGATTAAGGTAATGCGAAGAAATGATCACATAACCATGTAACACAGAAAAGAATTACATAATGGATTGGAATTGGAGAGACTATTTATCAAAAACTGGCAAGTAATTAATCGAACTGGTCGGCCTTGTTTTCGATTAATGTTAATTCTCAAAATGAGTTTCTAAATAGGTCACGAATGcacttaaattttaattttttttaaaccactttttccttcttttagtcTATGAAATAATAGAAAACCAATTAAACTTGTCTCTTGCAGTTagatgtaaaaaaaattaaaaaaattaaaaaaattaaaaaaaaaataaaaaaataaaaacaaaacaaaaccttcaaaaatcaaagatttgtgaaatattttctttcttcttttacttcttcAAATTGTTTTAATCCCACATTGCTTATGTATTGCTTATGTAAGGAAAAGGAAAGTTATTTACATGCTTGGGTGATCTGAAAAGGAAAGTGGTTCACATGCACGGAtgatctttattttttggttctCTGCTTCAGGTATGCTCGCACGTAATAGACATCCATCTAAGGAagatgattattctttttgccTTCCTAGGGATATGTCTCTAGGTTAAGATATAATCCACATAAGAGATGCATCTATACTCTTTCCATGGTTCTGATCATAGCTCCAAACTGAAGACCCCATTCAGCAAGCAACACTTCCACAAGATCAACAAGTGATAATGAGATGTGTCGACTCAAAACCACAACCATCCAACTCAAACAGTGATGGGGCTAGGGCTTCCTTCCACTAGGCTATCAACCCCTTTGGCAAAAACACATCTATTGGGAGCTTGGGACATGAGCATGCCTAAGGGCACTTTCCCTCTCTAAACAGGCgaaatgttcatttttttttttttctttaaaagaaCTTTTAGGCTATTCAACATCCTAGCCTAAGTAGCTTCTCTCAAGCTCATTATTTTTAATAGGAGAGTGTTCTCTGTGGAGGGAGCACAACTTCCACCAACACTTCCCACAGTCCATATAAATCATTTCacaagggagagaagagagacatCCCGTAGTGGAGGCTATGTTCCACCAGAGAACATTATCCCTTCTTTTATATATAGTACGACACTACCCCCCCTAGCTTCATCCCAGCCATAACCAACCCACAAAAAAATTTGTATAATTAAATGTAACAAATAAAAACTTTAGTTTATAATAAAGGAATAATTGTTTCATTGGAATATTAAATTCTTCAGGTGGATTAAGCACTTAAGCAGGTTTATGCAACATGGTTTTCCACACGTAACACATTCACGTTTGCTAATTAATAACgaaagaattacaaagaccacgTAGTAATCAATAGTAGATAAGAGTATAAGACTAGTAGGATTCACGTCTAGGtgtgaaaataataaaaaaaaaatttccttccaaaGATCTTAACCAAGGCATGTGAAATCTCAATGCGTATAGAAATCATATTCTCTTAATCTTGGGataatgtaattaattttttgaacaAGCATCAGGTTTTACATCtatttaattaatataaaaCCAGTACTAGTGGATTTAACcaccttaattttttattaaaaaaaaaaaaaaagaatttactATTCTAGTGAAGTGTTACGTTTCATTATTTACCATTTGACAATATCTACTACTTAGGTAGGGTCAcgtggcattttttttttcccgataAAATTTATGTTCTTGGCATTATTTTGGAAGTTCCATTCAACCTCTCaaagtgggtgaaggaaaactcaagTCTGAAAATTTTAGTTAGCTATCAGTGTATTTTTGTGAGGTAGAACTGCAGAGGGGAATATCACCAATGAGAGAGGTTTGAAAGAATAAACGACTCAAACAGGAGGGTACCTCCTCATAAGATCGAAGAATCCCGTCATGCTGCCCAACGTGCCGCCGACACCGACCTGTATCATTTACAAAGAGATTCGTCTTCTGacatctctctatctctcataTGCAGAAAGTGATGGTGATTTTCTACCCATTCAACATGAATCCAGAGACCCTCTTTTAAAGTTGATATAGCCACCTTTATACCTTCCATCAAGGTAAAGTGGGGTGGGGGAAGGGGTTGTTCtgcaccaaaaaagaaaaagggtaatTGGGGTTGCAATTTCTACTTAATGAGGAGGTGATAGCTTTGGAACGAAATCTTCCCAAATGCGTTAACCCCTCCACCACACATCGAACGGCTGAGAGGTACTTGAGATGTTTTCCTTGATGCTGCCAACCATCCGATGCACGTTGAAGGTGCTAGAGGACAAGAAAGGATAACTCCTACTTAATATGTATATAAACCTCTATTGCAACATAAAGAGATTATGCTGATGTGGCATTGTGGCCACCAATGCCACATTAGCCCACAAGTTTCACTAATAAACTTAGGGCATACTTTAGGGGTAATAGGGAATATTTCCTTGTATAAATTATATCTAAGATTACTGATAATCACATCATTTTGTCATGGATTTAGAAAGCCTTTAATGGTGGGAACGATGGAAATCATCTGCCACTATCTATAAAGCATGTTAGGACAGTACCCACACAACATTCATACAAATTTAGGTTAAAGACAAACAAGTCATAATCTTTGGGGCCAACTGATTGGAGAAGCCTTCAACTCTATCTAGCTCCATAAGCCCCACtagctttctttctccatcaaaTATCTTGTTCTGATTAATCTCCCTATTACATCCGTCTCTAAGTGGGTCATTTAaagtaataaataaaagatgCTGGTAAATGGGCCCAAATTTAAGGATTGGGCCTCGGCTAGCATAAACgccatgcaaaaaaaaattgctttcaGCGTTAGGGTCTGTTTGAATGCAAGATGCAGCTGGTTTTTTCAAATCCTATTTTTGTGATAGTAATTTTTGGTTTCATGATAGGTTTCTTTAATACTGAACTTTAGATATTCTTGAATCCTATCACTACCTGCCCTTTCAAGTATGTAATATCTCATCTATTCAAAGAGGTAAGTGGGATAGGCCCTAGGGTTTCGCAGATCAAAACTAATTCCTGACAAAAGTCATAGCCCTTGCTAAGTGTCTTATTTCTATCCCTGTAAAGTTTCATTTTATGAGGAAGATTGGAGTAAGGATGTAGAGGTGGATGAGTAAAATCAGTATAAAGGacacaactaaaaaaaatgaatgaatagAGATTAGGACTAAGGTTTCTCTCCAATTACAGTGAAAAGAGAATCTCATCAATCACCCCATCTGACCCTTTGATTGGATTGTAAAGGGATATTTTCGAACCATTTACAATAGGAGTGCGAATTAATGATGAACCCAAATTCTAATCATTACATCATCATATTATCCCTTAGTGAGATGAAGGAAAACATAAACCTACAAATCATACAATGAAACCTAATTGGTTGTAAGTTAAAAATAATCACTTGGAAATGAGTGTCATGGTGCAAAAGGGTTTCCCTAGTCTACCCCAAATAATAGAACAAAATGCTATGCATATCCCAAACATGCCCTTGCAAAAGGCCTTCACATAAACATGGGCTTAGTTGCATCATCATGAGACCTGGGCTCAGTGTAAGCCCATGTCCACTAGCATCACACTGTTCTTAGTGAAATCCTCCACCACATGTCCAAAATTGTAAACAaatagacaaaaaataataaaataataatatctaAGGGATTGATTAAATCTAAAAATTCCAATCCAATTGGTTCTCTTCTCCCCGCGGGTCCCACCGCCGATCCCTCTCGAATTCTCACATCTGAGTTCCAGTTTTCCGCGTGCTTTTATGCTGTCCACGCATATCCGTTGGAAAAATaacttctttttaatttctgtgattctctctctctctctctctctcagttccACTTTCCCTCCTTCCAAGTCTTCAATGTTTTAAAGCTCTTTGAGCTCTGAGTGACTACTCTAAAAGTCTAAGCTTCTCTTtatttcttgaaaattttcaatttcttacacttctgtttatttttctgtttctttttcctGTCTGATGTTTACGGCCATGGAAGTATTCTGTCAATTTCAGACCACTCAAAGGTCCAGCAAGAGCCCACTTCATTAACTTGAGATTTGGATTTTATAGCAACTTTAGAATAGGCCTTAGTTGATTATGAGTCATTTTCTACTAATTGTCGATGGCATCTGTAATCAGTAATGTATCCCAATTTAAAGCTTTCATCTGAGCTTCAAGTTTTctagttcaaacttcaaactgaGTAATGATTCTTGTTCTTGAGCAATACTTGCTACGGGAATCTAGATTTTTCTAAGGGAAGTGTAGTATCGGACCGCATTAGAGATTGGGAGTCGTCGATTTTAGTCATATGGGGCAGCAGGCGTTTGATTTGAGGACGGTATCTGCGTCGAAGACAGTGTGTTCGCTAATGAGGGCTTGCTCAAAAATCTTTCCGGGACACCTGGGTGGTGCTAAAATCACACGGCAGTTCTCTTCTTGTAGAGGTAAAATTTCTGTAAGTGCTCTGTTTGGTAAGATTATATCTTGTTTCGTTTTTTGAGTTAGCTCTGGTTATGAATTAAGTTGcttgaattgaaaattagagcATGGCATTTGTCAAAATTTTGTTGGAATTTGTGAAAGTTTGGGTCATCAGTTCTTGTTTCGTTTTTTGAGTTAGCTCTGGTTATGAATTAAGTTGCTTGAATTGAAGATTAGAGCATAGCATTTGTCAAAATTTTGTTGGAATTTGTGAAAGTTTGGGTCATCAGTGCTTATGGGTGTTGGGTTTCCAGGATTGAAGATCAGAGCATGACTTTCATCAAAATTTTGTTGGAACTTTTTAGAATATTTGACTAATCAGTGCTTATGGGTGTTGGGTTTTGCCGGATTGTATTTATTGAAAGTAGTCTTTTCTCGAATCCATGGTTGGTTGAGTTTGTGGCTGCACTGTCACCGGAAAACAGAACAAAAGCAGCCGATGCATGCAACAGTGCAAATGCAATAATGTCAGCTAAGGAccacattttccatttttattcttttggtgaaTACTGAATAAGTCTATATTTCTCTTCATCACCTGCTAACTGCATGATTTTGTTATGTCAAGAACAATCTTGCTTTCCATGTACTAGATGATTGCAGTGATTTGGAATTGCTTTCAACTTCTTTGCTCTTGTTGGAAAAATTAGATAGCCAGCTATAGTAATAGGAGTCGCGCTAAAGTACTAGTGAAAATTTTGACTTGTATAGTTGGACTCTTGGCTATTGCTTTGTAATTTTGCCCGTGTGCAACAATGAGCTTATTCACTTTGAAATAGTCGTGTATATTTATTTACTTGCTCGCCTAATTGGTCTGCATTGGCATCTATATTGGGTTAAGGGGAAGCATTTCTGCTTCTCCCTTCTGATTTTCTTTTGCACAGGTGTTTTTCTGAAGGCTTCTTATTCAAACACAAGAGCTTCAAACCAAGCTATTGATTCAGTTGGCCAAGACAAATTTGCAGTGGTAAATGGTTCATCTAAGATCTTCAGAGCAAATGGGACGAGCTCAATTCCTTTTTCTAGAGAAACAAGTGTACTTGATGCCTTTCAAGATCAGTATGACGGGATTGTTGTTAATCCGCAAAGATTACCATCTAACCCTCATGCATTTGCTTCTGTCCTTCAGTCTTCTCTTTCTCAGTGGGAACAAGAGGTAGCTTTTCATTTTCCTCACAACCATGGGATCTACTGCATACTATTTTCTTAATATGGTCTGCTTTTGCCTTCACACATATGAACAAGTACACGCAACTTAACCCACActtttgtagaaacgcaaccctaaaacaatgcaaaagataatggaaaacaagaacaagcaatgcacacagatttacgaggttcagcaagattgcctgcatcccggtgagatgagatcctacttcactatcaatggagaatagggttataacgctcgtccctcacatctcttagtattgcttgcattacagagaaagaaaccctcgctacaaatatatagcgaaaaaccctaatccagaaagtacacaattgccttcaaataaaaaattcgagcgggggttgcgccccctacaccccttgctatgcagggggcctcctgccccccttgcaacccccacggcccgctaaccggctagtgggACCGCCTTCCTGCCTGTTGAGacactgcaccagtactccctagattaaactgtgatggaatgcaagacatcgtacaccaacaactTTATTAGAACTGCTTTGGGTTGGCAACCAAATTCATGGTTCAGACTTTCAGTCTGCTTTCAAATCATACTGTAAGAACTCATGTTTGTCTCGCATAACTTCGGAGTAATTTATCTTTGGTCTTCCCCCTTGTCCTTATAATACATTCATCTTGCACCATATATAGTTGAATATATAATTATGCAGCCAAATAGTATCTTTGTTAATATTTTATTACATAGATGAGAAGAGGGTGGCAAGCAGCCCCAGCTCTGCAGAGAAGCTATACAAACCTGgtaggggaaaaaaatctatTCTTGAATAATGGAGCAGTAGAGCACCAATCTCAATCTAATGGAACCCTCTGATTCTCGCTTTCACTAATCTCAATGAACTCCTTTTTGCTTACTGTCTCTTTTTGGGTGCATGTTGAATTCAAATAGTAAAATTTTCTagtttattttgtgttttttgggGATCTGTGAGGCATTTTAGATTGTGATCAACTTTAgacttctaatttttgaaataaaatgacCATCTAATTAAGCGGTGGTTTGTGTCATCACCTTGGATATGGATGAAACTCCTtttctgtgtgtgtgtttgtgtgtgttggAATGATGAACTTCCCTGTTGATGAGATATCTTATGTACTAGTGGGTGTACTGATCATAGACAACTTGTAGTCCCAAGTGACACAACTTTAAGGTTTCTAAATACATCTGTAACTTggtttttatctttctttcatTATGTAATGTGTGAAGACTTTCAGTACTTCTGAGG
This window encodes:
- the LOC122082774 gene encoding uncharacterized protein LOC122082774, whose translation is MGLAMSYLGKGMPSAKMLGMVTDTLYKQFIEKPIGTFEEFHVAVLDIFNSFNSALPGRHYDVPAREDVEASYENWKAESDPIKKKEVFMDLMNNKMSTSKLDNTTMVVGLVTPPAAMAVKRVGETIPQIKVIKAIPDVIFVPSATLLALISVRLSRRTSIKKAIAN